The Periplaneta americana isolate PAMFEO1 chromosome 16, P.americana_PAMFEO1_priV1, whole genome shotgun sequence genome segment tggcgttttgtcagcccatttgaatgttatggatataaaggaaaaattgtcacggtgtcgtgtatagttcctgggatagctcagtcggtagagaatTTGTGTGCTAAGCGAAAGATCCCGGTATCGATacccgggcccggaacaatttttccttcaattatTCAATGTCagtcacagttcaggaatatcatatgttataaaattatttggaAAGTTGTCGTAATTCAAATGTGGCAAGAACGATGTACAATCAACGTTTTCCGGAAAGAAAGTCACCTTATCGGCGAACTTCTGTAGGAGTTTCGCaatgattattagaaactgggagtctctttCCCCgcttcgaaaatcacacaactagaaatttattttaaaatgatcctGCTTTACGGAAGCTGGAGAgattaattttgcattagaaaaaagttcgtgtgattttttgCGGTATACcgttattgttaatttttaattacaataaaaatgtagcaatattgttaaataaaatggaaatttatcacaATGTTCAATTAATGAGAATTATTCAGTTTGAATTTGCTGCTCCTTTTATGTAAACAAGAGTTGTTCtagtccgcccctgcattagaacagcaTCAGTATTGTATTGGTATATCTGTATCCGCTTGAACTGTACTGGGTACTTGCAAACCCGTATTCACCATCCAGCAATATTGCCGTATctctattattgtaaactttaacaTTTAATTAAGTATTACAGTTAGagaaaattgtgaggacatttttttctttcttttgtcatGAATAATGATCACTtgaaataatggcacttataccccgtATACCCTGTATACCCATACTCGGAACAGCGGAAAACCTTACAGATTAGAAACGCTAATGTCGTGTTTGGGTAGTCTCCTGCAGAAATTTAGAGTGTATTCCGCATCATATACAAAATGGAACACATAAATGGATCGTAAAAATGTGTGCACCAGTGGGATGTTCTGGAATCAGTAGCTATCGATAGGTTATTTCATCGATTTTTCTTCCGTATGGTGTATAATTTACAATTAGGAAAGGTATCATGTATCATCCCtggtattaattataatttttaaaaactgttTCACTTTGTTTAGAATTTCGAGCATACTTAAACgtaacttattaaatttattggCAATGCTGTCAGAATTCTAAAGCCCAGATTCTCTTGAGACTGCTAGGAAATTCCCATTCAGACACAAAAAATCTCTCCCTTTtaccaaaatgaaatattcagaacAGATTGCAACAACAGAATAACGTCAATTTAGTACCGGTAATTATAGTAAGTGCAACAGACAGTGCTTATGATCAAgagataactataataatatgaaGGTATTTAATTTTCTGTACTTTATAACATtcttatgaattaaaaaaatctttacaaCCTTTTCCCAATATGACATCTGTCTAGAaagcaatgcagaaaaaaaatgaatttaataatgGGTTATAATGTAGTGCATATAAAAATAGCTGTATATTCATAAACATACATCATTCGCCCTGGAAACATTCATTTCCACAATGTCCAACCATAGTAGTAAcatgtaggggagaagtgggtacagtgagacattttttattagatggtaaattttgatgttgaaatgtttgtaacagtggagttgtatgatACATGAGTAaattaacagtattttcatactcgatttgattccagtaataaaggtgagtgatgaagaaataattcgtattttttcgccctaggagtaaaattttggcttgtgtttaatgaaggttatattggatatgcaaatgaaatggaaatatgaatgttttgttatctAATACagtactatggtatttgacgttatgtttgcaaagtttcgtctttcttattttgattttgaagtgatggcgccatttttaaacgaactatgcgtaaagggaactgtgagacatgccattgaagggtacactgagacgtctcactgtccccatgtaccaatgatttgcaaaaacaaactgtgcttatattacatttatcagtaactaacattaaaaatgaacgtactagtaaccaatttaggaactatagcttaaaataaaggatacattacattttaatgatttcataaataaaaaattattcagaaaatttaacaaaatgttcaaaaataatcaagaattaaattaaattcttataattataagctttgttgtcaccaaaaattcaatggaaaattcacttttccaaatgttccagatgtttcaatggtttcgaagtcagacatcaaaatgattataaataagtctacagaacatggtaAGATAAAGAGACTGCAAATTTCTttccttttgaaataaatgtaaatcatttcaatgtccgttaatagacactgtgatgtctcactgtaccctcctgaatgggaacagtgagacatttgaatttttttgacaaacacgcattgtatattatgtcctttatctattaacatttttgtttatgtattattgtactccatgttttaatgtatatttctattgcacttgatttaaaaaaaaaatatttgaaatttcacttgcatacatatgtcgtaatattttgtgtctcactgtatccactactcccctaccggtattttagtattctattttcatttcttctattTCTAATTTGTATAATTAACTTATACTGGTtctgtttctttaaaaaaaaactgaattttttcgatcttaaaatagaatattaaagACAGCTgcgtatgttatttttatatgaaaaccaAGTCGTAGACATGAATAAGATATTATTGGCCACAAACATGATACTCATTGCTTGACTTGTGCCTATCAAAGTctcaataataatagtgatacagAATTGCTCTATTCAGATGTAATACACAATCGTTGTTTAGCAGATAATAGCTAcaagaagaaacataaaaatatagaCGTCATTCATAAAAAGTCTAGAAGATGTAAATTTATACTACGTGTATATGGAAAGTTGTAAATTGCAGATAATAAAGAAGTTCACCAGACTTCAAAAAATCCCGAATTTGTAAGAAAGCTATCATCATCCCGCCAAGTATCTGAAATTCACGTATCGCGTGATTTTTCCCGCCATCTGATAGCACTGCATATCAGAAAGTTTTGACACCCTAGTTGTACTCTAAAGAGTTAATACTACGTCGATGTCAGTAGTGACGTATATGCTGACATATTGAAGTTTCTAAAAGTTCGGAAAGAATCGTAAGCGATTGGGACATGTGTTCCTTTAACGTCCTCAACTGGAGTGCTAGGAATTTcaacgaaaaattattttctgagcCTTGTACTTCGGCCTGAATAGCACTGGGGAAcaaatttttttctcattttctattGCGTGAGACTTTTCAACTGTTTCAGCGTATTTTTCATCGCTAATTTCAAATTGAAATCGTTTCTCCTGTACAAGTCATAGTTATCACGCTATTTAACACTTTAATTTTTGCACGAAAGGACACCTTTGGGTATTTTCAGCTAAAGAAAGGCGAGTTCACCTGCTATACAAGCATTAAATTTTCAGTCACGTGTATTAGGTTATGTTTGTGTTATTTTCTGCTTATACAGCGAGTAGCATGGGATTTTCTTCGTGTATGTGCTATCTACGACCAAATATTGTGCGATTCACGAATTTCAATCTtcatgagccgccactgattagCGGGCTATATAAGCAGCCAGGGGAAGCGATCAAGTTGGCAGTGGTGATGGaatacatttacaaaaataataccgGTAAAAGCCTACAGCGTATTATGCAATGTATTTTGTTCTAATACTTAATATTCTAGTCTCTTAATGTTCTCCATTTTCTACATAATATGTAACTCATGCCTATATTCAGAGTTCAATATTTATAGACTTTATCACAGCAGAATTTGAACTCGTGCAGTTCAAAGAGCAGTAAATTCAAACACGGCAGTCATATTTATagtcgaaaaaatataaaaaagacggCATATAGGGTGACCTCACCAGTAGTTGACCGGGACCCAGTTGTTGACCATATGggaatgttttaattaaaaataagcattttggcaacaatgaaaaatatttcttcagttatatataatctttaacatctctttgtttcatatggCAACAGTATAACACGAAATTATGGTTTTACATAAAGCAGGAAATTTGGGAAACAAAGCTTGTGTTTGCAGTATGGCTTCAGCTGGTGCTTGCTATTAGGGAAGTGTTGTAGCAGGTGTACAGAAATATGAACACTGctctgaaatataattatattatattgaatgaatGCATATTTTGCCTTCTACATAAGCTATAGAAACTATGTATacaaacattttcagtttttaatagtTCTTATGAGTAATTAGTAGGGGTGGTCATTTACTAGTTCTTAATTTTTATCAAGCACCAGTAGTTGACCAGACCGGTCGACTACTGGACCAGtttaaaataaagtgatatccAGTAGTTGTCCATAACTTGCAAATGTGATCCTTCCTTtatatgtaaatcatgtagatTGTATGTAATCtgtgttttaaatgtttgcaACTATTTCTTATGACTAGgtcaaaaaatggaaaaaaaattcttcaaataatatataaaataatcctAAAATAATGGAGTTAAGGATGCTCAAATGACTTTATTCCAATTCGAATATTGCAAGAAAATACGAAATACTACATTTCACCCTGACTAATAAGCTGAaatccacacgtgtggagtaataGTAAggcatctggccacgaaaccaggtggcccagatccgattcccggtcggggcaagttacctgtttgaatGTTTgagggtttttttccggggtttttcttcaacccaatatgagtaaatgctgggtaactttcggtgctggacctcggactcatttcaccagcattattacctccatgtcattcagacactagataaactaagatgttgataaagcattgtaaaataacctactaaaataaataaaaatgagctGAAGGATAGAATGCCTCCCCCTAAATTGATGGCCACCGTAGTTGCCAAATTGTGtgcagaaaataaaattcttctgttTGTCTTGCTTATAAATGCTACACACATTCTATAACCTGCTGATATTTCTGTATTTGAGATCTTAAAAACTGGATGGAAAAATGCAGTTGAGGATTTGCCATATAAGTATTAGAGATGTGCAgtataaaaaacaaattttcgtCAGTCACTAGAGTGAATGTTCGATGAAAGAGCCACTCCAGAATGTTTTCCGTAAATGCGGCATCTTTCCACTTGATACAAATTTAGTAGATTATTCTCAATGTATGAGCCTTGAGTTTGTGTGTGTTGATGGAAATGGAACTGTAAACCTCAAACCAGCAAAGTTTAATGTGAAATTCCAGATGTATTTGGAATCGGCTATGAAAGCTGGATGCACTGAAGAATTTAGAACTATTGtagataatgaaaattggattggAGATGACGTGGCATTTGATCTCTCCTGCAATTGGTTAAAATTACGGAAAATATGCATACAACCCATTAATTCTAACAATACTGCTGATGGTGCCATATTGACTTGTCAAAAACACTAATGTTGAAGAAGCACAGCAAAATGGAGAAGAAATGCAGACTGAGGAAATGCAGCAGaaaaatgtgtttacaacatgAGATTATGAGTAACAGGTGGCTAAAATATCATTAGGATTTAAAtgttaacaaaaagaaagaaatacggAGGAAAGGTAGAAAAAACAATGTGGAGAAAAGAAAAGAGACGGAAGTAATCAGGGAAGATCAGATagcaaaaattctaaaaaaaaaaaaaaaaaccaaaggcCTCTCAGTCAGATTGCTCTGAGTTTGAGCTAGAATTCCAGACTTCATCATTGGACTCTGATGACATGCCTTTGGACATTTCTGAGGAAGCTAGCAACAACCAAAGCAGTGGCGATGAGAACCATATGAAATATGGGTCGTAGGGCATTGTGAAATATATATCGAGGGAAACTTGTCATTTACTTTGTGGGAAAAGTggtgaagaaagaggaagaagatttTGATGTATTTGCTCACCAAGTAGCTGGAAATGTATTCACGTGGCTGGCACAAGAAGATACTGATACTATATCTCAGGATAGAGTGCAGTGTACTTTTCCTGAACGCAGGAAAACTATGAAAAAGACACACTTACGGGGAttcatattttcagttttatagGTTAAAATCTTGGTTAGTATGTAaatgcatttttatgtaatagaataTGTGTCTCTTCTGTGTTAAAATAGCTATATCTAATTTTTTGTAGTAGTGGTCAACTATTGGTCGAAAACTGGTCATTTACTCTGACACATTGCGGTCAACTACTGGTATTTTTGTAAGCCactagtttaaaaataaatttcatcatGTTACATTGCTTTACACAAACATTGAATAGCACCATTGCttttgtcaatattttattgtaattttactgtAGATATCTTTTCCTTGTGACTTTACCTTCAAACAAAATGGACATTTAAGAAACGAATGTTCCTTAACTGGTCAACTACTGGTGAGCTCACCCTATCTAAAGATGTTTTGTGCGTGCAGAACGTTCAGTTTGGGGACCAGTAACAACAGTGTGGAATGAGGTAAGAAACATTAcctattcaaattttaaaactaAGGAGTTGCAGTAATAGGCCTGCTACTAACTTGTATTCTTTGGCGTGATTgttaatgattattattgttacattttCGCCATAACATCTGTATGATGGAATTAAAATTTAGGATATTtccaaggtattttatcaagctgggacataagtaatattcaccaaatataatacacaattaaaattattaacactaaggtataattattttaaatttcctaATGTAACCTGATAACATGTTCTCAAAGTATTATGTATAATGACAAGCGCGAAACGAGTCAGGGCTACTAATTTAATACACTTAGAGAGTTACGTAGGATAGAAATTTAATCGTTTATCTATATGTTTCTAATGACTGTGTACTACGTACTATGTTTTGAAGACTACACTGTGTACACAATATGCATTTAGTTCGATCCTTAATGCTTCTCCCTATATTATATGTTAAAGCACAGAATACAACTCATCTCTGTGGAATTCCACGTAAAACAGCATTTCTGGGATCTGTTATTATTTTTGATTGTTCATTTGAAGCTGTTTTTCTCTGAAGTTATATTGGAATTTCATCTTAAATTTTCTTCCATTCTGACATCATATATTCATTTAGCAAAGCGATTTCTTCTATGATGGGCAATACTTCGTTTTCAGTGATAAGGATGACAAGGTGTTTCTTCTATGACTGATCATTGGTCTAGGTTCTTCTTTGCAGGTGGTTTGACTTAGATATGTTTCCGAGGATTGCATGGAAGTATAGCACTTGAATTTGTAACGGCATGAGTGGGTATGTTGTTTGAACTGTAAAATAACGGAatgtaaaatttcaaagtttGCAATATTATCGGTATTTTATTACAAATCGGGAAATTCTCCCTTTTTGGTCTCGGTGCCTGGCGTCCAGGTAATTTTTGTCGGGAAGCACAATCAGTATCTTCTCTGATGTTTACTTCATtacttcagtattttcttatattttacatGCTTTCAATAGCAAGTTAATCTCTTGTAATATTACTACTTTTCGTGATTTAATGAGTGCTGATATTGTGAATCGTTTTCATCCTCAGTTATCTTACATAATTCTATGATATGTGATAAAACATTTACTCCTCACGGTATTAATTTTCATCTGGCTAGACGCCATGGATCTTCGCAAGAATCGATAATACAGGAGGACTATTCCATTTAGTCACGGACACACATCAGTCacttcatattataattatttaaattcattggCTTTTTTTCAGGTTCAAGATATGACAGAACAAAACATTACATATAGCAGTTTCTTTGAGTAAAATTTCATGGTTTATAATCaagtgtaaatttaaaatatttggatTAATGTATCTGTCACGGACACATCTCACACAGTGTAAAATTGTGTTACTCTTGTGAGCAATGAAACTTTTCTGtgaatttaataacaatgtttatttattcacaGTACTACCCTAAACAGCAATGAACAAGGCACTATTAGGTACTAGACATTAAACTGAAAATCGTCTGTGTACATTGTAATCGATTAATATTTATTGTCACGGACACACACAGAAATGTCACGGACACACACACTGtgattataatgttattatacactgtttattatattGTTTAACATAAAGTGCTAATAATGAAGACttattacaatgactattacaaatgtttataaatataaatatgtcatCTACAAATATGAGCATTTTaagaacacaataaatacaacagaaattcaaaattacaataatgcaatgtataatgttattatacactgtttattatacTGTTTAACATAAAGTGCTAATAATGAAGACTTATTACAATGtctattataaatgtttataaatataaatacgtCATCTACAAATATGAGCATTTTaagaacacaataaatacaacagaaattcaaaattacaataatgcaAAAAAGTAGGTAGGCTGTAAGCCTATAATAGAGGAGCACACAAAAATGACTGCTAAGTTAAATTGGATTACATTTCAGTCTAATGTATGAAGAAAGTTAATTTAGATTCCATTAGCTTAGTTTGAAGTCACTTtttctataataaattattcctaaaatgacaaattaatttaagaatataAATCAAATCCTaaaagattttcatgaaattgaacAAAGCCACCTCTCATTGTAAGATCAGGTTCATAAAGCTTAGCAACAATACATTCAAAAGAAACACAGTATATGTCTTCATTTGCCGGCCAATGAAAGAGATTGTTCTTAGCATTATATCTTAAATATTTAATGCTAAAATCAGATTCCTGAACATCCATAATCTGGCCAACAAATTTTCTGCATGACTTTTTAAGTGGGTATGAGACAATAACCCAGTCTCCTGCTTTGAGAGATGCCTTTTCAAGAGTTTCGGGAAGACAGACTTGTGTTGGTGAAGGACTGACTTGTTTTCTAAGCTCCACAAACGATGTTTCAGAGTCATTTGATGTTAGCCGGcacttaattttgtattttccgTCTGATTCAATACAGTAAAACTGACGAAGACTGGGTATTTGCTGAATGTTATTCCATTTTTCATCTAATGTAGGCTTAACTTCCTCAATTTTCTCTTGTGGAAAATGTATGATATTTGTAGTAGGCATTAGAAGAGTTGCTGCTTCTGCAAAGTCCTCAGCAGAGAATATATGTACTCGACCAGCACGTTCCTTGCACCATATCAAGTGTTTCAACATTCCCCCTATTCCATCGACAGCTCCCTTTCCATGGGAGTTGGCAAAGAAGTGCCATGTACATTTCACCTTCTCTTGCAGAGTCATATTACACAGAGTGTATTTTGTTTGAAGTGCTGAGCAGCACCATCTGTATTTAGACACAAGGGTATTTATGATTGTGTCATTGAAGCAGTGTGTAGCATACTTGTCATGGTTCAAATAGTCTTTAATGAAGGCAAATGATTCTTTTGAGGTAGGGGTCCAGACTACAGATGTGTAAATGGCCACTTGATCAGACCCCCAATGAGCTGATTGAACCTCATCTTGGTGCCTAATAGTATAATTTTCACTGAAGTCAACCTGCATCACTACTTCATGCTCTTTAATGTTATTTCTAATGGTGTTAAAGAAAGTAGATTGTTTATCTTTGATGTACAGATGCAAAATAAAATCTTGCAACATACTACGCATTTTCTCTATTGCTGTAATTACTGTGCCATGTGACATTACCTTCTGCACAGTGCCAGATTGTTTTTTCCCACTGAAACCAGATGATCTCctcatatatatcatcatcagggaaaggatttatatgtaaatacatatttacttataaagctaatataatttatattttgcattatctttatgtttcacaatgtgtagggttgaaaaatcctacttttattttccatatttttccatattttagagtttagtacatattttcgttaatttccatatattttccatatttcatataaaacagtccatattatattaggtttaacaataaaacaaaacaaaattccattaacttttaaaaatacatttcaacaatagagatttaaacacatgttcagtaatccctttaacatcagagttatttgaaaattagcagtcctatcaacaatgggaaagtaagttacaaaactgtattaatttaatttaaaatttttaacagacttcagttgtgcagctcaacagttaaatgccagtcagaggacacataggttcagttttgtaaatcatactataaagacggtaaatatgccaaaagtacgtcattcagtcaatttaaaatcaaaactaacaagttacatttcagaatttaaagaagatggtttatcaactgacaataaaatattattttgtaatttgtgtcagtgtgcagtatcatctacacaaaagttcctggtgcaacaacacattacaactagtaaacatcaggccaacaaacaactaaattccaagcagagacaattgtttttaacacaaccaacaacatcgaatgtaagatctgagtttaacatcgacctgtgccgttctctcatctctgctgatattcctctctacaaactaaagaataaggtcttcagggaattccttgaaaaatatactcaacatacaatcccggatgagtcaacacttaggaagacgtatgctccatccatctacgatgagacaatacagaagataagagatgaaattaaagatagttcaatttgggtttccattgatgagactcccgacaaagaaggtagacttgttggtaatgtagttatcggtttgttaagtgaacaatattctgaacgaattcttttacattgtgatgttctagaaaagtgcaataacaaaactatagttaaactgttcaacgaagctatgggtatcctgtggccaaagggtattatgtacgataatgtgttattctttattagcgatgctgccccttatatggtcaaagctggacaagcattatctgttgtatatcctaaattgactcattttacttgtgtggcgcatgcatttcatcgtgtggcagaagtggtcagagacaatttccctaaagtagatttgttgatttcatcagtgaaaaaagtatttctcaaagctcccagtagagttaacgtgttgaaagaaatgtaccctgaaattccattgccaccaaagccaattttaactagatggggtacatggctagaagcagttgaatattatgccgaacatatagactctattaacaatgttctccttgcattggactctgaagatgcagtctcaattgatactgcgaaaacagttacctgtgacataagtgtgaagaatgacttagctcacattcagcatacattttcatgcatcataaaaacgctcaaaagtctccaaaataggcacctttcactatctgaaagttttgaaattataaatagtactgtggaacaactgaatcgtggtagaggtaaagttgcagatgcagtaagagctaaggtggacactgtactttcaaaaaaccctggatatgaagaactacaaaaggttgttgctgtgatgagtggtgaatcaacagtgaagattaacttggacttatccccagcagacattgtgaaattgaattatgtaccagttacttcttgtgacgtcgaacgctcttttagtcagtataaatctatcctcagagacaatagaagaagattcacttttcagcacttgaaagaaatgtttgtaacctattgttatggtaacagacaataaaaattgtgttttgttgaaaccacattggaagataaggtacgtccattatattttttgtttagtttgattaaaatgtaccaatatttaacgtacatagtcatttttttataattttaagtccatatttaattccatattttggtaaaaatccatatttaattccatattttggtaaaaataactacatatatatttacatatttcatatatttttagtccatataaatccgttccctgatcatcatcatcattttctgtTACAAGTATTTCATCCCAGTGAGgtctatttttgcatttttcacaATCACCCATTACACACTTCTTGTCACAGATATCACACACAAGAAGTTGACAGAATTCACGAGGATTTTTTGGCACTGCCTTACAGGTTTCAGAAATTGTTTGTAACATTAACTGAAAGTTTGCATGACGTTGGCACACATAAACATTGGCTGGTGTTTGACTGTACAATAGGACAGAACTTGCTCAGAACCAATTTTAATATCaggattttcattttttaaaatctcGTAAGTTTCTGAGAGAGACAAATAGAGGTTTCGTTTTTGcatcttcttttttccttcagtGGTTCTAACCACAATTGTTTCTTTCATTCCTGGACATCGTCGAGATATGTCATCTCGTTCATAAAACTGATGAACATATAAAATGGCATCAGCAGACAACCTACTGTTTCTATGTATGATTTATTTAGAGCTAACACCAAAATCATCTGCAAGTTTCCGGACAACAGCTAATTTTTTACGTGGGCTGTTAGGTAGATTTCTTTGTATGCGCTTCACAGCTTTCCCCAGACTTTGTCGAGATTTATAAGCTGGTGAAGAACTAAATGTTGTAACTTGCATTGGTTGACTGTTCTTTCTCTGTTGTCTTAATGCTCGCATGTGTTCTTTGTTCTTTAGGCGAATTAAACGTTTCTTAACTTCTGATAGCATTTTTCTTGCTTGACGCTTTTTTTCgctgttctttttttcttcttcttctttctttgcaTCAGACATAGCTTCTCTGTATTTGCGTGTCCTTTCTTTAGACGACATGCTACAGtgaaaaaacatacatttcagAATCTGAGAaagaatatattatgtaaccacaTGCATTACACTGACTGTTCATAAGACCCATTTAAATTCTGTTAAtagtataggttatgttttaagtATTAAGTGATTATGCTGTATTAGGCCCTGCTTAGTAGGGGAAGTTTTTAAGTTTCTACCTCTAAATATAGTTCGACAGGGGAGAAAAACAATTTCAAGTGTCACGGACACACATTTTTAATGCTATTACTCAAGATCAGATTTCTTCAACAAATGAGAGTTCTTTGTATTCTATAATGGAGCCTCACCAAACCCTGCTTTGTAGGGAAAATTGTAATTTCGTATCTATAATTATAGCTTTACAGTTAAGAAATTTTTATTCCGGGACGTCACGGACACACATTTTTGTCAGTATTTCAGATCAGACTAATTctgaaatgaagaaaggaaattATATAATCAAACCTTTGCTAATTAGTA includes the following:
- the LOC138691669 gene encoding uncharacterized protein, with the protein product MMIYMRRSSGFSGKKQSGTVQKVMSHGTVITAIEKMRSMLQDFILHLYIKDKQSTFFNTIRNNIKEHEVVMQVDFSENYTIRHQDEVQSAHWGSDQVAIYTSVVWTPTSKESFAFIKDYLNHDKYATHCFNDTIINTLVSKYRWCCSALQTKYTLCNMTLQEKVKCTWHFFANSHGKGAVDGIGGMLKHLIWCKERAGRVHIFSAEDFAEAATLLMPTTNIIHFPQEKIEEVKPTLDEKWNNIQQIPSLRQFYCIESDGKYKIKCRLTSNDSETSFVELRKQVSPSPTQVCLPETLEKASLKAGDWVIVSYPLKKSCRKFVGQIMDVQESDFSIKYLRYNAKNNLFHWPANEDIYCVSFECIVAKLYEPDLTMRGGFVQFHENLLGFDLYS